The following proteins come from a genomic window of Solidesulfovibrio sp.:
- a CDS encoding ATP-binding protein, translating into MNGFWRTLAALPARAWRLAQGRLTLKLSIPIAVVLFGCILIWSFYHIRHQQAFARQSLIVSADRVAHTVKLGLHYAMMLNARDDIRAIVDNCGTLPGIRSIRIYNKQNEIMFATRIGEVGKRVNQSDPLCQSCHSSLPPLLNPSLAHRLYSRGSDSGTDILRLASPILNEPGCSEPDGCHFHKASDKILGVLDIAFSNEDSQALIGASLSQTLWLAGILFVLSSGALSLLVVILIKRPVSRMIGEAAALSRGVESTVPAVSQPDELGELATAIRDMGHELIAKNTELTAQKDLYRNLFEGVPCLVTVQDRNYRLLRFNTAFAERFSAAKGEYCYKAYKNRDCKCVPCPVETTFETGRSVSTEESGCYKDGSKAHWIVHTAPICDASGEVVAAMEMCLDITERKELERSLKKNERKYMDIFNNIPSAVFLLDLADPSDLTILDCNRGAVAMHGSDKRALLGQSFLNLFPAEDRLTLANDLVTGGAVNQARQRDSEGREHYVGINASPSAFFDRPVLLVTAVDITKRLETEQQLIQAGKMATLGEMATGVAHELNQPLSVIQTSVDLLRRRVDRGEQPEASLLARTTTLMVAQIERATRIINHMREFGRKAPLHVEPVSVNEVLTKAFDIFGQQLSLRGIELAWELAERLPAVPGDPNRLEQVFINFLLNARDAIEERAERDGPAGEAAPRRITVRTMRNHDYVTVRISDTGGGVPESIVDRIFEPFFTTKQVGKGTGLGLSISYGIIKEYGGEIHVSNNETGGASFHIRLPVSGRPTAPSQGGKP; encoded by the coding sequence GTGAACGGATTCTGGCGAACCCTGGCCGCCCTGCCGGCCAGGGCCTGGCGCCTGGCCCAGGGGCGGCTGACGCTCAAGCTCTCCATCCCCATCGCCGTCGTCCTTTTCGGCTGCATCCTCATCTGGAGCTTCTACCACATCCGCCACCAGCAGGCGTTCGCCCGTCAAAGCCTCATCGTCAGCGCCGACCGGGTGGCCCACACCGTCAAGCTCGGCCTGCACTACGCCATGATGCTCAACGCCCGCGACGACATCCGGGCCATCGTGGACAACTGCGGCACCCTGCCCGGCATCCGCTCCATCCGCATCTACAACAAGCAAAACGAGATCATGTTCGCCACCCGGATCGGCGAGGTCGGCAAGCGCGTCAACCAGTCCGACCCGCTGTGCCAGTCCTGCCACTCGAGCCTGCCGCCCCTGCTCAATCCCTCCCTGGCCCACCGGCTCTACAGCAGGGGCAGCGATTCCGGCACGGACATCCTGCGCCTGGCCAGCCCCATCCTGAACGAACCCGGCTGCTCCGAGCCCGACGGCTGCCACTTCCACAAGGCCTCGGACAAGATCCTGGGCGTGCTCGACATCGCCTTTTCCAACGAGGACAGCCAGGCCCTCATCGGGGCCAGCCTGTCCCAGACGCTGTGGCTGGCCGGCATCCTGTTCGTCCTGTCCTCGGGGGCGTTGTCCCTGCTCGTGGTCATCCTCATCAAGCGGCCGGTCTCGCGCATGATCGGCGAGGCCGCCGCCCTGTCGCGCGGGGTGGAATCAACCGTGCCGGCCGTGTCCCAGCCCGACGAACTGGGCGAACTGGCCACGGCCATCCGCGACATGGGCCATGAGCTCATCGCCAAGAACACGGAGCTGACCGCGCAAAAGGACCTCTACCGCAACCTCTTCGAGGGCGTGCCCTGCCTGGTCACGGTCCAGGACAGGAACTACCGCCTGCTACGCTTCAACACCGCCTTCGCCGAGCGCTTTTCCGCGGCCAAGGGCGAATACTGCTACAAGGCCTACAAGAACCGCGACTGCAAGTGCGTGCCCTGCCCGGTGGAAACCACCTTCGAGACCGGGCGCAGCGTGTCCACCGAGGAAAGCGGCTGCTACAAGGACGGCAGCAAGGCCCACTGGATCGTGCACACCGCCCCCATCTGCGACGCCTCGGGCGAGGTCGTGGCCGCCATGGAGATGTGCCTGGACATCACGGAGCGCAAGGAACTGGAGCGGTCGCTCAAGAAAAACGAGCGAAAGTACATGGATATTTTCAACAATATCCCAAGCGCCGTCTTCTTGCTCGATCTGGCCGACCCAAGCGACCTGACCATCCTCGACTGCAACCGGGGTGCGGTGGCCATGCACGGCTCGGACAAGCGGGCCCTGCTCGGCCAGAGCTTCCTGAACCTGTTTCCGGCCGAGGACCGCCTGACCCTGGCCAACGACCTGGTCACCGGCGGCGCCGTCAACCAGGCCCGCCAGCGCGACAGCGAGGGCCGCGAGCACTATGTCGGCATCAACGCCTCGCCCTCGGCCTTTTTCGACCGGCCGGTGCTGTTGGTCACGGCCGTGGACATCACCAAGCGCCTGGAAACCGAGCAGCAGCTCATCCAGGCCGGCAAGATGGCCACCCTTGGCGAGATGGCCACGGGCGTGGCCCACGAACTCAACCAGCCCCTGTCCGTCATCCAGACCTCGGTGGACCTGCTGCGCCGGCGGGTGGACCGGGGCGAGCAGCCCGAGGCCTCGCTGCTGGCCCGCACCACCACGCTGATGGTCGCCCAGATCGAGCGGGCCACGCGCATCATCAACCACATGCGCGAATTCGGCCGCAAGGCGCCGCTGCACGTGGAGCCGGTGAGCGTCAACGAGGTCCTGACCAAGGCCTTCGACATCTTCGGCCAGCAGCTGTCGCTGCGCGGCATCGAGCTGGCCTGGGAACTGGCCGAGCGGCTGCCCGCGGTGCCCGGCGACCCCAACCGCCTGGAGCAGGTCTTCATCAACTTCCTGCTCAACGCCCGCGACGCCATCGAGGAGCGGGCCGAACGCGACGGCCCGGCCGGCGAGGCCGCCCCCCGCCGCATCACCGTGCGCACCATGCGCAACCACGACTACGTGACCGTGCGCATCAGCGACACCGGCGGCGGCGTGCCCGAGAGCATCGTGGACCGCATCTTCGAGCCCTTTTTCACCACCAAGCAGGTGGGCAAGGGCACGGGGCTGGGGCTTTCCATCAGCTACGGCATCATCAAGGAGTACGGCGGCGAGATCCATGTCTCCAACAACGAAACCGGCGGCGCGAGCTTCCATATCCGGCTGCCCGTGTCCGGCAGACCCACGGCGCCGTCCCAGGGAGGGAAGCCATGA
- a CDS encoding SH3 domain-containing protein — translation MLGIAAALSGCVVAAGPAYYAAPPPCPAGYYWSPGYGCVAAPVDVVVPPDPVYALVGIDGLNLRSCPTTQCGVITALPKGEQVQVLSHEGAWTHVWAFARNLEGWVASRYLD, via the coding sequence ATGTTGGGCATTGCGGCCGCACTCTCGGGCTGCGTGGTCGCGGCCGGCCCGGCCTATTACGCGGCGCCGCCGCCCTGCCCGGCCGGCTACTACTGGTCGCCGGGCTACGGCTGCGTGGCCGCGCCGGTGGACGTGGTCGTGCCCCCGGATCCGGTCTACGCCCTGGTCGGCATCGACGGCCTGAACCTGCGCTCCTGCCCGACCACCCAGTGCGGCGTGATCACGGCGCTTCCCAAGGGCGAACAGGTGCAGGTCCTGTCCCACGAGGGCGCCTGGACCCATGTCTGGGCGTTTGCCCGCAACCTGGAAGGCTGGGTCGCCTCGCGCTACCTCGACTGA
- a CDS encoding response regulator gives MGKKILIIDDDPDVVSYLKDVFEAEGFTTFTAVNGVEGLEKAQVHRPDLITLDMDMPARGGTLFYVKLRQEPSLAEIPVIVISGVGPRPPAIAKNVPVLSKPVDPKKTLKLVSEMIGA, from the coding sequence ATGGGCAAGAAGATTCTCATCATCGACGACGACCCCGACGTCGTCTCCTACTTAAAGGACGTCTTCGAGGCCGAGGGATTCACCACCTTCACCGCCGTCAACGGCGTGGAGGGCCTGGAAAAGGCGCAGGTGCACCGCCCCGACCTCATCACCCTGGACATGGACATGCCGGCCCGCGGCGGCACGCTGTTCTACGTCAAGCTGCGCCAGGAACCGTCCCTGGCCGAGATCCCGGTCATCGTCATCTCCGGCGTCGGCCCCCGGCCGCCGGCGATCGCCAAGAACGTCCCCGTGCTGTCCAAGCCCGTGGACCCCAAGAAGACGCTCAAGCTGGTCAGCGAAATGATCGGCGCCTAG
- a CDS encoding ATP-binding protein, protein MLPARAPLPPAFPTALAVVYDALPLGVILADAAGDIVHVNPAFHRITEITSRDLEFMAFDDVLSVFCLGFCAAGPDIGCPTGRWLNVERAVARAGGGNGWVRIHLSEVAAAGRALRQLLVEDVSKYRDCIDALLNRKKKYQSILDKRPDPICCFLPDFSITYANTSCCRCFGRGRNECLGENLPLLLPPAVRDEFHKAVAAITPEHPVAELEQRLDDTGGMGALEGRPMWVRWVIQGFFYKTGHVREYQAAGTDISDQKLAESRVLHADRLLSLGGLVSEVAHEINNPNNFIMLNAPLLMDIWWRLAPVLERLPERDVAEHFRESGLIMPEIINHGHQLIQGIVEGANRISGIVKELKQYSRQEVDGGFELLAINEVVQAASALMQKKIAKSTRRFSIRYGYNLPLVRGRRQRLEQVVVNLLQNACQALTHPSQAIVLETRQDPAKGSVAIVVADEGVGIPPQALPLVTQPFFSTKGVQGGTGLGLSISLSVAREHGGRLDIESPPGRGTRAVVSLPVALPGPSRA, encoded by the coding sequence ATGCTGCCAGCCCGCGCCCCGCTGCCGCCGGCCTTCCCGACGGCGCTCGCGGTCGTCTACGATGCCCTGCCCCTGGGCGTCATCCTGGCCGACGCGGCCGGTGACATCGTCCACGTCAACCCCGCCTTCCACCGGATCACGGAAATCACCTCCCGCGACCTGGAGTTCATGGCCTTCGACGACGTGCTGTCGGTTTTCTGCCTGGGCTTTTGCGCCGCCGGGCCGGACATCGGCTGTCCCACGGGCCGCTGGCTCAACGTGGAGCGCGCCGTGGCCCGGGCCGGCGGCGGCAACGGCTGGGTGCGCATCCACCTGTCCGAAGTGGCGGCCGCGGGCCGCGCCCTGCGCCAGCTGCTGGTCGAGGACGTGAGCAAATACCGCGACTGCATCGACGCCCTGCTCAACCGCAAAAAGAAGTACCAAAGCATCCTGGACAAGCGGCCGGACCCCATCTGCTGCTTCCTGCCGGATTTCTCCATCACCTACGCCAACACCTCCTGCTGCCGCTGCTTCGGCCGGGGCCGCAACGAGTGCCTGGGCGAGAACCTGCCGCTGTTGCTGCCCCCGGCCGTGCGCGACGAGTTCCACAAGGCCGTGGCCGCCATCACCCCGGAACACCCCGTGGCCGAGCTGGAACAGCGCCTGGACGACACCGGCGGCATGGGGGCGCTGGAAGGCCGGCCCATGTGGGTGCGCTGGGTGATCCAGGGCTTTTTCTACAAGACCGGGCACGTGCGGGAATACCAGGCCGCCGGCACGGACATCTCCGACCAGAAGCTGGCCGAAAGCCGGGTGCTGCACGCCGACCGGCTCCTGTCGTTGGGGGGGCTTGTCTCGGAAGTGGCCCACGAGATCAACAACCCCAACAACTTCATCATGTTAAACGCCCCGCTGCTCATGGACATCTGGTGGCGGCTGGCCCCGGTGCTGGAGCGGCTGCCCGAGCGGGACGTGGCCGAGCACTTTCGCGAAAGCGGGCTGATCATGCCCGAGATCATCAACCACGGGCACCAGCTCATCCAGGGCATCGTGGAGGGAGCCAACCGCATCAGCGGCATCGTCAAGGAGCTCAAGCAGTACAGCCGCCAGGAAGTGGACGGCGGCTTCGAACTGCTGGCCATAAACGAGGTGGTCCAGGCCGCCTCGGCCCTGATGCAAAAAAAGATCGCCAAGTCCACCCGGCGCTTTTCCATCCGCTACGGCTACAACCTGCCGCTGGTGCGCGGCCGGCGCCAGCGCCTGGAACAGGTGGTGGTCAACCTGCTGCAAAACGCCTGTCAGGCGCTGACCCACCCCTCCCAGGCCATCGTCCTGGAGACGCGCCAGGACCCGGCCAAGGGCTCGGTGGCCATCGTGGTGGCCGACGAGGGCGTGGGCATACCGCCCCAAGCCCTGCCCCTGGTCACCCAGCCGTTTTTTTCCACCAAGGGCGTCCAGGGCGGCACGGGGCTGGGGCTTTCCATCTCGCTGTCCGTGGCCCGGGAGCACGGCGGCCGGCTGGACATCGAGTCCCCGCCCGGGCGCGGCACCCGGGCCGTGGTGTCGCTGCCCGTGGCCCTGCCCGGCCCTTCCCGCGCCTGA
- a CDS encoding sigma-54 dependent transcriptional regulator produces MTATPRKPRAPILLVDDEAQALTSYTLNLRFSGLTNIVTCADSRRVPELLAGRRFSLVILDLSMPHLGGEAILAHRRRLGLTVPVIVITGLNDVDTAVRCLRAGSFDYLVKPVDRARLLAAVTQALSGCEGAPAPAGGEAGEAGERLLTQNPAMLRVRAELRAVAASREPALILGETGVGKELAARAIHGAAVAGGRRGAFIGCNVAGLDDAMFADTLFGHRKGAFTGAQADRAGLMDEAGGGTLFLDEIGDLPLSCQLKLLRCVQEREFLPLGSDEPKPMDCRLVAATNRGVDALMTPEAFRRDLFFRLRTHLIVIPPLRERLDDLPLLVPHFLAEAARDQGRPCPEAPPALYDLLAGYGFPGNVRELRSLLHHALTMLGPGEARLSPGPVRAWIDSVAAAGGAVPPARTVGDLPTLRQAEARVAADVILEALRRAGGNQSKAAKILGISRQAMSKRCRGLRGVKAG; encoded by the coding sequence GTGACCGCCACGCCGCGAAAACCCCGGGCGCCCATCCTTCTCGTCGACGACGAGGCGCAGGCGCTGACGAGCTATACCCTCAACCTGCGCTTTTCGGGCCTGACCAACATCGTCACCTGCGCCGACAGCCGCCGGGTGCCGGAGCTGCTCGCCGGGCGGCGCTTCTCCCTGGTCATCCTGGACCTGTCCATGCCGCACCTGGGCGGCGAGGCAATCCTCGCCCACAGGCGGCGCCTGGGGCTGACCGTGCCGGTCATCGTCATCACCGGCTTAAACGACGTGGATACGGCCGTGCGCTGCCTGCGGGCCGGCTCCTTCGACTACCTGGTCAAGCCCGTGGACCGGGCCCGGCTGCTCGCGGCCGTGACCCAGGCCCTGTCCGGGTGCGAGGGCGCGCCGGCCCCGGCCGGCGGGGAGGCCGGGGAGGCCGGCGAGCGCCTGCTGACGCAAAACCCGGCCATGCTCCGGGTGCGGGCGGAACTGCGGGCCGTGGCCGCCTCCCGCGAGCCGGCGCTCATCCTCGGCGAAACCGGGGTCGGCAAGGAGCTGGCGGCCAGGGCCATCCACGGCGCCGCCGTGGCCGGCGGCCGCCGGGGCGCGTTTATCGGCTGCAACGTGGCCGGGCTCGACGACGCCATGTTCGCGGACACGCTTTTCGGCCACCGCAAGGGCGCCTTCACCGGCGCCCAGGCCGACCGGGCCGGGCTCATGGACGAGGCCGGCGGCGGGACGCTGTTTCTCGACGAGATCGGCGATTTGCCCCTGTCCTGTCAGCTCAAGCTGCTGCGTTGCGTCCAGGAACGCGAATTCCTGCCCCTTGGCAGCGACGAGCCCAAGCCCATGGACTGCCGGCTAGTGGCCGCCACCAACCGGGGCGTGGACGCGCTCATGACCCCGGAGGCCTTCCGCCGGGACCTCTTTTTCCGGCTGCGCACGCACCTCATTGTCATTCCGCCCCTGCGCGAGCGCCTGGACGATTTGCCGCTGCTCGTGCCCCATTTCCTGGCCGAGGCGGCCCGGGACCAGGGCCGGCCCTGCCCCGAGGCGCCGCCGGCCCTCTACGACCTCCTGGCCGGCTACGGCTTTCCGGGCAACGTGCGCGAACTGCGCTCCCTGCTCCACCACGCCCTGACCATGCTGGGACCCGGGGAGGCCCGCCTGTCGCCGGGTCCGGTGCGCGCCTGGATCGATTCGGTGGCCGCCGCCGGCGGCGCCGTGCCCCCGGCCCGGACCGTGGGCGACCTGCCCACCCTGCGCCAGGCCGAGGCCCGGGTGGCCGCGGACGTCATCCTGGAAGCCCTGCGCCGCGCCGGGGGCAACCAGAGCAAGGCGGCGAAAATACTCGGAATATCCAGGCAGGCCATGAGCAAGCGCTGCCGCGGCCTGCGCGGCGTCAAGGCCGGTTGA
- a CDS encoding DsrE family protein: protein MSKYLFVLARGPQERAPVGQCLRLARLAVHKGHEVSLFLTGEAVDLVSRSLPGCAFGTPVRPADDPCRLFATLRGTKARILVDKRSARERLRHLAALPGGLSVVSDAAMLDMAETSKVFSF, encoded by the coding sequence ATGAGCAAGTACCTGTTCGTCCTGGCCAGGGGGCCGCAAGAGCGCGCGCCCGTGGGCCAATGCCTGCGCCTGGCCAGGCTGGCCGTCCACAAGGGGCACGAGGTGAGCCTGTTTCTCACGGGCGAGGCCGTGGACCTGGTGTCCCGAAGCCTGCCCGGCTGCGCCTTCGGTACGCCGGTGCGCCCGGCCGACGATCCCTGCCGGCTTTTCGCCACGCTGCGCGGCACGAAAGCCCGCATCCTCGTGGACAAGCGCAGCGCCCGGGAGCGCCTGCGCCATCTGGCCGCCCTGCCGGGCGGCCTGTCGGTCGTCAGCGACGCGGCCATGCTGGACATGGCCGAAACGTCCAAGGTCTTCTCGTTTTAA
- a CDS encoding DUF1641 domain-containing protein: MNNEDLILEKLSAIEAELAEARASRLEMQELKHDLSPLMKSAFRNVLRELGQVDQGFELEDAFVLLRRFLRNMKNMASMLDQMENVIELVHTMEPLLKTGVHNTIRYLGTLEQRGVFRTYAAMLEMRAKVSARYTPEDFEQMSDAFVEMIGLLKKLATPEFMALLGKLTDLPAAMELGKAQPLGLMGLVSALRDPDLREGLGVGLQMAKSLKTLK, encoded by the coding sequence ATGAATAACGAGGACCTCATCCTGGAAAAGCTCTCCGCCATCGAGGCGGAGCTTGCCGAGGCGCGCGCCTCGCGCCTCGAAATGCAGGAGCTCAAGCACGACTTGAGCCCGCTGATGAAATCCGCCTTCCGGAACGTGTTGCGCGAACTCGGCCAGGTCGACCAAGGCTTCGAGCTGGAAGACGCCTTCGTGCTGCTGCGGCGCTTTTTGCGCAACATGAAAAACATGGCCTCCATGCTCGACCAGATGGAAAACGTCATCGAGCTGGTCCACACCATGGAGCCGCTGCTCAAAACCGGCGTGCACAACACCATCCGCTACCTCGGCACCCTCGAACAGCGCGGCGTGTTCCGCACCTACGCCGCCATGCTGGAGATGCGGGCCAAGGTTTCCGCCCGCTACACGCCCGAGGACTTCGAGCAGATGAGCGACGCCTTCGTGGAGATGATCGGGCTGCTCAAGAAACTGGCCACGCCGGAGTTCATGGCCCTTTTGGGCAAGCTCACCGACCTGCCGGCGGCCATGGAACTGGGCAAGGCCCAGCCCCTGGGGCTGATGGGCCTGGTCTCGGCCCTTCGCGACCCGGACCTGCGCGAAGGCCTGGGCGTGGGCCTGCAAATGGCCAAGTCGCTGAAGACGTTGAAGTAA
- a CDS encoding FAD-dependent oxidoreductase yields the protein MKKLLILGSGAGGVMVATKMAKLLSPREWKITVIDRSWQHHYQAGWLFIPFGIYSIGDCVKPQMDFIPSGVDFVQDEIVAIDPEAKKVTCKNGSHDYDWVVVGTGCRIMPDEIDGMADGWRKDIFDFYTPDGAMALAKRLKHFNKGKLVLNIAEMPIKCPVAPLEFVFLADWFFMINDSRCNIEIELVTPLTGAFTKPVAAEILGKLCEEKNIRIRPNFEIGSVDAERKVIESHKGEEADYDLFVSIPPNFGSQVIEDSGIGDPMCYMDTDPHTLKSKVYPNMYVIGDATNVPTSKAGAVAHYQSDVVAENLHREIEGLEARPEFDGHSTCFIVTGYEKATLIDFNYKVEPLPGKYPFPGLGPLDLLGESFMNYAGKMMFKWVYFNLMLKGKELPLEPQMFMAGKKRMGVCGL from the coding sequence ATGAAAAAACTGTTGATTCTGGGTTCCGGCGCGGGCGGCGTCATGGTGGCCACCAAGATGGCCAAGCTTCTCAGCCCCCGGGAATGGAAGATCACCGTCATCGACCGTTCCTGGCAGCACCACTACCAGGCGGGCTGGCTGTTCATCCCCTTCGGCATCTATTCCATCGGAGACTGCGTCAAGCCGCAGATGGACTTCATCCCGTCGGGCGTGGACTTCGTGCAGGACGAGATCGTGGCCATCGACCCCGAGGCGAAAAAGGTCACCTGCAAAAACGGCAGCCACGACTATGACTGGGTGGTCGTGGGCACCGGCTGCCGCATCATGCCCGACGAGATCGACGGCATGGCCGACGGCTGGCGCAAGGACATCTTCGACTTCTACACCCCGGACGGGGCCATGGCCCTGGCCAAAAGGCTCAAGCACTTCAACAAGGGCAAGCTCGTGCTCAACATCGCCGAGATGCCCATCAAGTGCCCGGTGGCGCCCCTGGAATTCGTCTTCCTGGCCGACTGGTTCTTCATGATCAACGACAGCCGCTGCAACATCGAGATCGAACTGGTCACCCCGCTGACCGGCGCCTTCACCAAGCCGGTCGCCGCCGAGATCCTGGGCAAGCTGTGCGAGGAAAAAAACATCCGGATCCGGCCCAACTTCGAGATCGGCTCCGTGGACGCGGAACGCAAGGTCATCGAGTCCCACAAGGGCGAGGAAGCGGACTACGACCTGTTCGTCTCCATCCCGCCCAACTTCGGCTCCCAGGTCATCGAGGACTCGGGCATCGGCGACCCCATGTGCTACATGGACACCGATCCCCACACCCTCAAGTCCAAGGTCTACCCCAACATGTACGTCATCGGCGACGCCACCAACGTGCCCACCTCGAAAGCCGGCGCCGTGGCCCACTACCAGTCCGACGTGGTGGCCGAGAACCTGCACCGCGAGATCGAGGGCCTGGAAGCCCGGCCGGAATTCGACGGCCACTCCACCTGCTTCATCGTCACCGGCTACGAGAAGGCCACGCTGATCGACTTCAACTACAAGGTCGAGCCCCTGCCCGGCAAATACCCCTTCCCCGGCCTCGGCCCCCTGGATCTGCTGGGCGAGTCCTTCATGAACTACGCCGGCAAGATGATGTTCAAGTGGGTGTATTTCAACCTCATGCTCAAGGGCAAGGAACTGCCGCTCGAACCGCAGATGTTCATGGCCGGCAAGAAGCGCATGGGCGTTTGCGGCCTGTAG
- a CDS encoding response regulator, which yields MRDDSPEPLLGLADKRVLIVDDEEALREVLGLSVADLGYVVRTAADGREALDGFADFQPDIVLTDIKMPVMDGIELLRRIKDRAPDVEVVMISGHGDMELAIRSLQYEALDFLTKPVRDELLVNALKRAGEKIDMRRQLREHTQNLERIVKEKSARLVELERQLAVGQAVEGLSTAMKDLAASCDDGPGYFNALPCFLAIHNRYLEIVTVNQLSKDRLGDLTGKNSWEAYAGRSGSGNACPVWKTIETGKPQRGRESLRGADGREIPVIVHTAPILSKDGAVELVLELSVDISEVKRLQEELRAAREKFQRLFDAVPATIAVVDRDFCLIEANRRFRQDFGPERAHQCFALFAHGDSPCQRCPVARTFEDGASHEDETVVTTREGRQRNVLIQTAPIHDEAGAIEQVMEIATDITQIRQLQDHLASLGLMLGSMSHGVKGLLTSLDGGVFKVDLGLSRGDEAKLREGWAIVRDKISRIRKMVLDILYYAKSRETHREPVDAAVFARDLAEAVEPKAAARRVGFALTVADDAGLADLDEAAMHSALVNFLENAVDACAEADQQAGPAPGGRTVRLAVGQADGRLVFEVADDGIGMDRDTREKMFTLFFSSKGSRGTGLGLFISNQIVRQHGGDIEVDSAPGAGTRIRVRLPRGHDAAREAS from the coding sequence ATGCGCGACGACTCGCCGGAACCGCTTCTGGGCCTGGCCGACAAACGCGTGCTCATCGTCGACGACGAGGAGGCCCTGCGCGAGGTGCTGGGCCTGTCCGTGGCCGACCTCGGCTACGTCGTGCGCACGGCGGCCGACGGCCGCGAGGCCCTGGACGGCTTCGCCGACTTCCAACCCGACATCGTGCTCACCGACATCAAGATGCCCGTCATGGACGGCATCGAGCTGCTGCGCCGCATCAAGGACCGCGCCCCCGACGTCGAGGTCGTCATGATCAGCGGCCACGGCGACATGGAACTGGCCATACGAAGCCTCCAGTACGAGGCCCTGGATTTCCTGACCAAGCCCGTGCGCGACGAGCTGCTGGTCAATGCCCTCAAGCGGGCCGGCGAAAAGATCGACATGCGCCGGCAGCTGCGCGAACACACCCAAAACCTCGAACGCATCGTCAAGGAGAAAAGCGCCCGGCTGGTGGAACTCGAACGCCAGCTGGCCGTGGGCCAGGCCGTGGAGGGCCTGTCCACGGCCATGAAGGACCTGGCCGCCTCCTGCGACGACGGGCCGGGCTATTTCAACGCGCTGCCCTGTTTCCTGGCCATCCACAACCGCTACCTGGAAATCGTGACCGTCAACCAGCTCTCGAAGGATCGCCTGGGCGACCTGACCGGCAAGAACTCCTGGGAGGCCTACGCCGGCCGCAGCGGCAGCGGCAACGCCTGCCCGGTCTGGAAGACCATCGAGACGGGAAAGCCCCAGCGCGGCCGCGAGTCCCTGCGCGGCGCCGACGGCCGGGAGATTCCGGTCATCGTCCACACCGCCCCGATATTAAGCAAGGACGGGGCCGTGGAACTGGTGCTGGAACTGTCCGTGGACATCTCCGAGGTCAAGCGCCTGCAGGAGGAACTGCGCGCCGCCCGGGAAAAATTCCAGCGGCTCTTCGACGCCGTGCCGGCCACCATCGCCGTGGTGGACCGCGACTTTTGCCTCATCGAGGCCAACCGCCGCTTCCGCCAGGATTTCGGCCCCGAGCGGGCCCACCAATGCTTCGCCCTGTTCGCCCACGGCGACAGCCCCTGCCAGCGCTGCCCCGTGGCCCGCACCTTCGAGGACGGCGCCTCCCACGAGGACGAGACCGTGGTCACCACCCGGGAGGGCCGCCAGCGCAACGTGCTCATCCAGACCGCGCCCATCCACGACGAAGCCGGCGCCATCGAACAGGTCATGGAGATCGCCACGGACATCACGCAGATCCGCCAGCTCCAGGACCACCTGGCTTCGCTCGGGCTCATGCTCGGGTCCATGTCCCACGGGGTCAAGGGGCTGTTGACCTCCCTCGACGGCGGCGTGTTCAAGGTCGACCTGGGGCTTTCGCGCGGCGACGAGGCCAAGCTGCGCGAGGGCTGGGCCATCGTGCGCGACAAGATAAGCCGCATCCGCAAGATGGTCCTGGACATCCTCTATTACGCCAAAAGCCGCGAAACCCACCGCGAACCCGTGGACGCGGCCGTCTTCGCCCGCGACCTGGCCGAGGCCGTGGAGCCCAAGGCCGCCGCCCGCCGGGTCGGCTTCGCCCTGACCGTGGCCGACGACGCCGGCCTGGCCGACCTCGACGAGGCGGCCATGCACTCGGCCCTGGTCAATTTCCTGGAAAACGCCGTGGACGCCTGCGCCGAGGCCGACCAGCAGGCCGGCCCGGCCCCGGGCGGGCGCACGGTGCGCCTTGCCGTGGGCCAGGCCGACGGCCGGCTCGTCTTCGAGGTCGCCGACGACGGCATCGGCATGGACCGGGACACCCGGGAAAAGATGTTCACCCTGTTTTTTTCCTCCAAGGGCAGCCGGGGCACCGGACTGGGGCTTTTCATCTCCAACCAGATCGTGCGCCAGCACGGCGGAGATATCGAGGTCGACAGCGCCCCGGGCGCGGGCACGCGCATCCGGGTCCGGCTGCCGCGCGGTCACGACGCCGCGCGGGAGGCGTCGTGA